A genomic stretch from Apis cerana isolate GH-2021 linkage group LG7, AcerK_1.0, whole genome shotgun sequence includes:
- the LOC107999427 gene encoding epidermal growth factor receptor substrate 15-like 1 isoform X7, translating to MAALPSPTQVAGSHTAIYEAYYNQVDPNGYGRIGAMEAARFLKKSQLSDVILSKIWDMADPQSRGSLDKSGLFVALKLCALAQAGRDLSMSNLNIELPPPKMGDIPIISQKNIINTLPVITSVNNGDWSIKPSERAKYDQLFDSLQPSNGYIPGNKVKDVLMDSKLPLDTLGKIWDLADMDKDGMLDRHEFVVAIHLVYKALEKYAIPSVLPPELMPPGKRKDSTVPISKSSAPMSVITTVPPPIPPLPNVSSMKNMTGLDTTKINMQWVISSEDQIAADKLFLQADLDMDGYVSGIEIKDVFLQSGLPQTVLAHIWSLCDTCQSGKLNKEQFALAMWLIKQKLRGIEPPATLSPDMVPPSMRKPSESIVENNNISGYSNPELDMISKDIAELVKERQSMEQDIAQKEADIKIKNGEIKSLQSELDTLAATLKQLENQKGEAQKRLNDLKAQVDKLRQQAEEQESVLRTQEEELNFKRQELEGLRQEEQQLEQQQNKSRDQLNELTKNLQDTQLQICQAKAKITHLQEQQRQMSDAIALYDSALAAGDATLVPDTSLQFNPEIESLEYEKTNEEDKIQNKKNVSFSKTNEKTLDGFEQDPFAEAFNVSTPDPFGNAFSSPSITGGFTADPFSVFDDNNIAKQDPFDPFGDGKRTDTKTTSATAATKDPFGDDPFANLHAPPRPESPSPALPPKKAKQPPPRPAPPRPAQGPTGPLRAAPAPPTPSPTPDPFANAFSTQQGIMDNNNSNNFNTSGFADFANFDSKCSHISSWPYPFLPQICQTLVCYTLLYIFIVYFKYSYF from the exons ATGGCCGCCCTGCCATCACCCACGcag GTGGCTGGAAGCCATACTGCTATATATGAGGCTTATTATAACCag gtGGATCCAAATGGATATGGACGCATTGGGGCAATGGAAGCTGCAAGATTTCTTAAGAAATCTCAGCTAAGTGATgttatattaagtaaaatatggGATATGGCAGATCCACAATCACGTGGTTCATTAGACAAGTCTGGTCTTTTTGTTGCTCTTAAACTTTGTGCATTGGCTCAAGCAGGAAGAGATCTTAGTatgtcaaatttaaatatagaattgccACCTCCAAAAatg ggtGATATTCCTATAATAtcccaaaaaaatattataaatactttaccAGTAATAACATCTGTCAATAATGGAGATTGGTCCATTAAACCTTCAGAAAGAGCCAAATATGATCAACTTTTTGATAGTTTGCAACCTTCAAATGGATATATACCTGGTAATAAAGTAAAGGATGTTCTTATGGATAGTAAACTTCCTTTAGATACACTTGGAAAGATTTGGGATCTTGCAGATATGGATAAAGATGGTATGCTGGATAGACATGAATTTGTTGTT GCTATTCATTTAGTATATAAAGCTTTAGAGAAATATGCTATACCAAGTGTACTTCCACCAGAATTAATGCCAccagggaaaagaaaagattctaCTGTACCAATATCAAAATCTTCTGCACCAATGAGTGTAATAACAACAGTTCCACCACCAATTCCACCTTTACCCAATGTATCTTCAATGAAGAATATGACTGGTTTGGATACAACAaag ataaatatgcAATGGGTAATTTCATCCGAGGATCAAATAGCAGCAGATAAACTGTTTTTGCAAGCTGATTTAGATATGGATGGATATGTCTCAGGTATTGAAATCAAAGATGTCTTCCTTCAAAGTGGACTTCCACAAACTGTATTAGCTCatatatg gagTCTTTGTGATACATGTCAAAGTGGAAAGTTAAATAAAGAACAATTTGCTTTAGCCATGTGGCTTATTAAACAAAAGCTTAGAGGTATTGAGCCACCTGCAACTTTAAGCCCTGATATGGTACCACCTTCTATGCGGAAACCATCTGAATCTATTGtg gaaaacaataatatatctgGTTATTCAAATCCAGAATTGGACATGATAAGTAAAGATATAGCAGAACTTGTAAAAGAGAGGCAAAGTATGGAACAAGACATAGCACAAAAAGAagctgatataaaaataaagaatggtgaaattaaaagtttacaaAGCGAATTGGATACATTGGCTGCTACATTGAAACAATTGGAGAATCAGAAAGGTGAAGCACAAAAACGATTGAATGATTTGAAGGCTcag gtTGATAAATTACGTCAACAAGCAGAAGAGCAAGAATCAGTATTGCGTActcaagaagaagaattgaattttaaacgacAAGAATTAGAAGGCTTGAGACAAGAAGAGCAGCAGTTAGAACAGCAGCAAAATAAAAGCAGGGACCAATTAAACGAACttactaaaaatttacaagataCTCAGCTGCAAATTTGTCAAGCAAAAGCAAAAATTACTCATTTACAAGAACAACAACGCCAAATGAGTGATGCAATTGCACTTTATGACTCTGCACTTGCAGCAGGAGATGCCACTCTTGTACCTGATACTAGTCTGCAATTTAATCCTGAAATTGAAAGCTTaga ATATGAAAAGACGaatgaagaagataaaattcaaaataaaaaaaacgtttcCTTTTCtaaaacaaacgaaaaaacATTAGATGGATTTGAACAAGATCCTTTTGCAGAAGCATTTAATGTATCAACACCAGATCCATTTGGAAATGCATTTTCATCCCCAAGTATCAct gGAGGATTCACAGCTGATCCATTTAGTGtatttgatgataataatatcgcAAAGCAAGATCCATTTGATCCATTTGGAGATGGAAAAAGAACTGACACTAAAACTACTTCTGCAACGGCA GCAACAAAAGATCCATTTGGAGATGATCCATTTGCAAATCTTCATGCTCCACCTCGACCAGAAAGTCCTAGTCCTGCTCTTCCTCCAAAAAAAGCAAAACAACCACCACCACGACCAGCACCTCCAAGACCAGCTCAAGGACCTACTGGTCCTTTACGAGCAGCACCAGCACCACCTACTCCTTCTCCTACCCCTGATCCTTTTGCAAATGCTTTTTCTACTCAGCAAGGAATTATGGATAATAACAAcagcaataattttaatacatctgGATTTGCAGATTTTGCTAATTTTGATTCCAAG tGTTCCCATATATCTTCCTGGCCATATCCTTTCCTTCCCCAGATTTGTCAAACTCTAGTATGTTATACATTGTTATACattttcattgtatattttaaatatagttatttttaa
- the LOC107999427 gene encoding epidermal growth factor receptor substrate 15-like 1 isoform X6: MAALPSPTQVAGSHTAIYEAYYNQVDPNGYGRIGAMEAARFLKKSQLSDVILSKIWDMADPQSRGSLDKSGLFVALKLCALAQAGRDLSMSNLNIELPPPKMGDIPIISQKNIINTLPVITSVNNGDWSIKPSERAKYDQLFDSLQPSNGYIPGNKVKDVLMDSKLPLDTLGKIWDLADMDKDGMLDRHEFVVAIHLVYKALEKYAIPSVLPPELMPPGKRKDSTVPISKSSAPMSVITTVPPPIPPLPNVSSMKNMTGLDTTKINMQWVISSEDQIAADKLFLQADLDMDGYVSGIEIKDVFLQSGLPQTVLAHIWSLCDTCQSGKLNKEQFALAMWLIKQKLRGIEPPATLSPDMVPPSMRKPSESIVENNNISGYSNPELDMISKDIAELVKERQSMEQDIAQKEADIKIKNGEIKSLQSELDTLAATLKQLENQKGEAQKRLNDLKAQVDKLRQQAEEQESVLRTQEEELNFKRQELEGLRQEEQQLEQQQNKSRDQLNELTKNLQDTQLQICQAKAKITHLQEQQRQMSDAIALYDSALAAGDATLVPDTSLQFNPEIESLEYEKTNEEDKIQNKKNVSFSKTNEKTLDGFEQDPFAEAFNVSTPDPFGNAFSSPSITGGFTADPFSVFDDNNIAKQDPFDPFGDGKRTDTKTTSATAATKDPFGDDPFANLHAPPRPESPSPALPPKKAKQPPPRPAPPRPAQGPTGPLRAAPAPPTPSPTPDPFANAFSTQQGIMDNNNSNNFNTSGFADFANFDSKVEAAQFSVYSLTWLLEHDVYKLICSHYFSIMFSFYDTA, translated from the exons ATGGCCGCCCTGCCATCACCCACGcag GTGGCTGGAAGCCATACTGCTATATATGAGGCTTATTATAACCag gtGGATCCAAATGGATATGGACGCATTGGGGCAATGGAAGCTGCAAGATTTCTTAAGAAATCTCAGCTAAGTGATgttatattaagtaaaatatggGATATGGCAGATCCACAATCACGTGGTTCATTAGACAAGTCTGGTCTTTTTGTTGCTCTTAAACTTTGTGCATTGGCTCAAGCAGGAAGAGATCTTAGTatgtcaaatttaaatatagaattgccACCTCCAAAAatg ggtGATATTCCTATAATAtcccaaaaaaatattataaatactttaccAGTAATAACATCTGTCAATAATGGAGATTGGTCCATTAAACCTTCAGAAAGAGCCAAATATGATCAACTTTTTGATAGTTTGCAACCTTCAAATGGATATATACCTGGTAATAAAGTAAAGGATGTTCTTATGGATAGTAAACTTCCTTTAGATACACTTGGAAAGATTTGGGATCTTGCAGATATGGATAAAGATGGTATGCTGGATAGACATGAATTTGTTGTT GCTATTCATTTAGTATATAAAGCTTTAGAGAAATATGCTATACCAAGTGTACTTCCACCAGAATTAATGCCAccagggaaaagaaaagattctaCTGTACCAATATCAAAATCTTCTGCACCAATGAGTGTAATAACAACAGTTCCACCACCAATTCCACCTTTACCCAATGTATCTTCAATGAAGAATATGACTGGTTTGGATACAACAaag ataaatatgcAATGGGTAATTTCATCCGAGGATCAAATAGCAGCAGATAAACTGTTTTTGCAAGCTGATTTAGATATGGATGGATATGTCTCAGGTATTGAAATCAAAGATGTCTTCCTTCAAAGTGGACTTCCACAAACTGTATTAGCTCatatatg gagTCTTTGTGATACATGTCAAAGTGGAAAGTTAAATAAAGAACAATTTGCTTTAGCCATGTGGCTTATTAAACAAAAGCTTAGAGGTATTGAGCCACCTGCAACTTTAAGCCCTGATATGGTACCACCTTCTATGCGGAAACCATCTGAATCTATTGtg gaaaacaataatatatctgGTTATTCAAATCCAGAATTGGACATGATAAGTAAAGATATAGCAGAACTTGTAAAAGAGAGGCAAAGTATGGAACAAGACATAGCACAAAAAGAagctgatataaaaataaagaatggtgaaattaaaagtttacaaAGCGAATTGGATACATTGGCTGCTACATTGAAACAATTGGAGAATCAGAAAGGTGAAGCACAAAAACGATTGAATGATTTGAAGGCTcag gtTGATAAATTACGTCAACAAGCAGAAGAGCAAGAATCAGTATTGCGTActcaagaagaagaattgaattttaaacgacAAGAATTAGAAGGCTTGAGACAAGAAGAGCAGCAGTTAGAACAGCAGCAAAATAAAAGCAGGGACCAATTAAACGAACttactaaaaatttacaagataCTCAGCTGCAAATTTGTCAAGCAAAAGCAAAAATTACTCATTTACAAGAACAACAACGCCAAATGAGTGATGCAATTGCACTTTATGACTCTGCACTTGCAGCAGGAGATGCCACTCTTGTACCTGATACTAGTCTGCAATTTAATCCTGAAATTGAAAGCTTaga ATATGAAAAGACGaatgaagaagataaaattcaaaataaaaaaaacgtttcCTTTTCtaaaacaaacgaaaaaacATTAGATGGATTTGAACAAGATCCTTTTGCAGAAGCATTTAATGTATCAACACCAGATCCATTTGGAAATGCATTTTCATCCCCAAGTATCAct gGAGGATTCACAGCTGATCCATTTAGTGtatttgatgataataatatcgcAAAGCAAGATCCATTTGATCCATTTGGAGATGGAAAAAGAACTGACACTAAAACTACTTCTGCAACGGCA GCAACAAAAGATCCATTTGGAGATGATCCATTTGCAAATCTTCATGCTCCACCTCGACCAGAAAGTCCTAGTCCTGCTCTTCCTCCAAAAAAAGCAAAACAACCACCACCACGACCAGCACCTCCAAGACCAGCTCAAGGACCTACTGGTCCTTTACGAGCAGCACCAGCACCACCTACTCCTTCTCCTACCCCTGATCCTTTTGCAAATGCTTTTTCTACTCAGCAAGGAATTATGGATAATAACAAcagcaataattttaatacatctgGATTTGCAGATTTTGCTAATTTTGATTCCAAG gtAGAAGCTGCACAATTTTCAGTTTATTCATTGACCTGGCTCCTGGAGCATGATGTctacaaattaatttgttctcATTATTTCAGtattatgttttctttttatgatactgcatga